The Macrococcoides canis genome has a window encoding:
- a CDS encoding DegT/DnrJ/EryC1/StrS family aminotransferase: MQERVFLSSPHMGGNEEKYVKEAFDTNWIAPLGENVTQFENAVKSYTGTKAACALSSGTGGLHIALDLLGVGPGDIVFCSSLTFIATANPILYLGAEPVFIDSDIESWNMSPYALRKAFEKYAAMDKLPKAVMIVNLYGQSAKMDELMAICNEYDVPVIEDAAESLGSKYHGQMSGTFGKFGIFSFNGNKIITTSGGGMIISDDEEAIAHALKKATQARDNALHYQHSEVGYNYRLSNVSAGIGRGQMEVLDDRVAKKRDIFDRYVEGLKGIDGISFMEELENSYSNRWLSTIIVDSEKVGKTSVEIIEHLAGFNIEARPVWKPMHLQPLFEGKDFIQDEHEDVSKFLFENGICLPSDTKMTVEIQDAVIDMIKTFINS, translated from the coding sequence ATGCAAGAACGAGTATTTCTATCAAGCCCACACATGGGTGGAAATGAAGAAAAGTATGTCAAAGAGGCTTTTGATACAAACTGGATTGCACCGCTAGGTGAGAATGTAACTCAGTTTGAGAATGCGGTAAAGTCATATACAGGTACGAAAGCAGCTTGTGCGCTGTCAAGTGGTACAGGTGGACTTCATATCGCACTTGATTTATTAGGTGTAGGGCCAGGAGATATCGTTTTTTGTTCGTCTCTAACTTTTATTGCAACTGCTAATCCAATATTATACTTAGGTGCAGAACCAGTATTTATTGATTCAGATATTGAGAGCTGGAATATGTCTCCTTATGCGCTTCGTAAAGCATTTGAGAAGTATGCAGCAATGGATAAGTTGCCTAAAGCGGTGATGATTGTTAATTTATACGGTCAATCTGCTAAGATGGATGAATTGATGGCAATCTGTAATGAGTATGATGTTCCTGTTATTGAAGATGCTGCTGAGTCTCTAGGTAGTAAATATCATGGACAGATGAGTGGTACTTTCGGTAAGTTTGGTATCTTCTCATTTAACGGTAATAAGATTATCACAACTTCTGGTGGTGGTATGATTATTTCTGATGATGAGGAAGCAATTGCACATGCATTGAAGAAAGCAACGCAAGCGCGTGATAATGCATTACATTATCAGCATAGTGAAGTTGGTTATAACTATAGATTGAGTAATGTTTCAGCTGGTATCGGTCGTGGACAGATGGAAGTCCTTGATGATCGTGTAGCAAAGAAACGTGACATCTTTGATCGATATGTTGAAGGACTTAAAGGAATCGATGGAATCTCTTTCATGGAAGAATTAGAGAATAGCTATAGTAATAGATGGTTATCAACGATTATTGTTGATAGTGAGAAAGTTGGCAAAACATCTGTTGAAATTATTGAACATTTAGCAGGCTTCAACATTGAAGCTCGACCAGTGTGGAAACCAATGCACTTACAACCATTATTTGAAGGTAAAGACTTTATTCAGGATGAACATGAGGACGTTTCTAAATTCTTATTTGAGAATGGTATTTGCTTACCATCTGATACGAAGATGACTGTAGAAATTCAAGATGCTGTCATTGATATGATTAAGACTTTTATAAATAGCTAA
- a CDS encoding RrF2 family transcriptional regulator — MKLTLYSDYSLRVLMYAARKDERVQIDEIAKFYGISKNHLTKVVNNLATLGYLETTRGRGGGIRIKMAPEEINIGALIRKTEENFTLVECFDRETNTCPIAGICGLQNVLGEALNAYLSVLDKYTLQDVLFRKIAL; from the coding sequence ATGAAACTGACACTTTACTCAGATTATTCACTGCGCGTATTGATGTATGCTGCCCGTAAGGATGAACGCGTTCAAATAGATGAAATTGCGAAGTTTTACGGGATTTCGAAGAATCATTTGACGAAGGTTGTTAATAACCTTGCGACGCTAGGATATCTTGAAACGACAAGAGGACGCGGTGGTGGTATCAGGATTAAGATGGCACCTGAAGAGATTAATATCGGCGCGCTGATTCGTAAGACTGAAGAAAACTTCACACTCGTTGAATGCTTTGATCGAGAGACGAATACATGCCCTATTGCCGGGATATGTGGACTACAGAATGTACTTGGAGAAGCACTGAATGCATATCTATCTGTGCTTGATAAGTATACACTGCAGGATGTATTGTTTAGAAAGATTGCATTATAA
- a CDS encoding globin domain-containing protein, translating into MLTEETKNIVKATIPVLEEHGTEITSAFYKHMFEEHPELLNVFNKTNQKLGRQQTALAQTVIAAAKHIDHLEAIIPNVNQIAHKHRALEIKPEHYPIVGENLIWAIQHVLGDAATPEIVDAWSKTYGVIADVFIQMEAALYDEADWQDFVTFKVVEVKDESPEIKSFTVQSDAVQLKPVKAGQYITVKVHPEGEENDALRHYSICSVDTSRGLKFAVKRDVAGEEKGMVSNYLHDHVKAGDEILLSAPAGEFLVETDNKDIVLISGGVGMTPLMSMLEDEVDKRSIKFIHSAYNRDAVTFKDEITKFHNNSNVEFFFNYSESAGRLTKEKLSKIMNGNEEIYMCGSVGFMEGMLEIFNDMGIDRSRVHFEPFGPKMSITV; encoded by the coding sequence GTGTTAACAGAAGAAACAAAGAATATCGTCAAAGCGACGATTCCGGTGCTTGAAGAACATGGTACAGAGATTACTTCAGCATTCTATAAGCATATGTTCGAAGAGCATCCAGAATTACTGAATGTATTTAATAAGACGAACCAGAAGTTAGGGCGTCAGCAGACGGCTTTAGCTCAGACGGTTATCGCTGCAGCGAAACATATTGATCATCTAGAAGCGATTATCCCGAATGTAAATCAGATTGCTCATAAACATAGAGCATTAGAGATTAAACCGGAACATTATCCGATCGTCGGAGAAAACTTAATCTGGGCAATTCAGCATGTATTAGGTGATGCTGCGACACCTGAGATTGTGGACGCATGGTCGAAGACGTATGGTGTGATTGCTGATGTGTTCATTCAGATGGAAGCGGCACTGTATGATGAAGCAGACTGGCAGGACTTTGTAACATTTAAGGTTGTAGAGGTTAAGGATGAATCACCAGAAATTAAATCATTCACTGTGCAAAGTGATGCGGTACAATTGAAACCTGTTAAAGCGGGTCAGTATATTACAGTGAAGGTACATCCTGAAGGCGAAGAGAATGATGCGTTACGTCATTATTCAATCTGCTCTGTTGATACATCTCGTGGACTTAAATTTGCAGTTAAACGTGATGTGGCAGGAGAAGAGAAGGGTATGGTTTCAAACTATTTACATGACCATGTGAAAGCAGGAGATGAGATTCTGTTATCGGCTCCAGCTGGTGAGTTCTTAGTTGAAACGGATAATAAGGATATCGTATTAATCAGTGGTGGTGTAGGAATGACACCGCTTATGAGTATGTTAGAAGATGAAGTGGATAAACGCAGTATTAAATTTATTCATTCAGCTTATAACCGTGACGCTGTGACTTTCAAAGATGAGATTACGAAGTTCCATAATAATAGTAACGTAGAGTTCTTCTTTAACTATTCAGAAAGTGCAGGTCGCTTAACGAAAGAGAAGCTATCTAAAATTATGAACGGTAACGAAGAAATCTATATGTGTGGTTCTGTAGGATTTATGGAAGGCATGCTTGAAATCTTCAATGACATGGGCATCGATAGAAGCCGCGTACACTTCGAGCCATTCGGTCCGAAGATGAGTATTACAGTTTAA
- a CDS encoding nuclease-related domain-containing protein, with amino-acid sequence MITKYHETNDKLLMLYELQGRVNLSKKDYDVLMRYLSGLEGERKFLDVMRDLVGVVILWDIYLEEYSAQFDFLVIAGQYVFHFDVKHYSGVYEYKDGLFKGANGRVNKKLMLQLTGSEAGLQQFLLHHGFHYKVASRVVFMNESFQLIGDTDKYILFYYDLGRVVEYLKESAGINDAMMRLSDTLVAHHGDDSKFYNIDDYDIECARPGVRCPKCRRVGMSRDAKGHKYRCRCGHTVSNREAVDIVYRMLQVFRVESIRKCDLNRHLGLPNRTLQRILSNHYIKKGVNRGTYYEKQ; translated from the coding sequence ATGATAACGAAATATCATGAAACGAATGATAAATTACTGATGCTTTACGAGTTACAAGGTCGCGTGAATTTGTCAAAGAAGGATTATGATGTACTGATGCGTTATTTGTCTGGGCTTGAGGGTGAGCGTAAGTTTCTGGATGTGATGCGTGATTTAGTGGGGGTTGTAATACTATGGGATATTTATCTGGAGGAATATAGTGCGCAGTTTGATTTTTTAGTGATAGCTGGGCAGTATGTGTTTCATTTTGATGTGAAGCATTATAGCGGGGTATATGAGTATAAGGATGGCTTGTTTAAAGGTGCGAATGGTCGTGTAAATAAGAAGCTGATGCTGCAGCTTACAGGGAGTGAGGCGGGGCTGCAGCAGTTTTTACTGCATCACGGTTTTCATTATAAAGTGGCTAGTCGCGTCGTATTTATGAACGAATCGTTTCAATTAATTGGGGACACGGATAAGTATATTCTATTCTATTATGATCTTGGGCGTGTTGTGGAATATTTAAAAGAGAGTGCTGGTATAAATGACGCTATGATGAGGTTGAGTGATACGTTGGTTGCGCATCATGGTGATGATTCGAAGTTTTATAATATTGATGATTATGATATTGAGTGTGCTAGGCCGGGTGTACGTTGTCCGAAGTGTCGTCGTGTAGGGATGAGTCGGGATGCTAAGGGTCATAAGTATCGCTGTCGATGTGGGCATACGGTGAGTAATCGTGAAGCGGTTGATATTGTGTACCGTATGTTACAGGTGTTTCGAGTGGAAAGCATTCGCAAGTGTGATCTGAATCGGCATCTAGGTTTGCCGAACCGTACATTACAGAGAATTTTGAGCAATCATTATATAAAAAAAGGGGTTAATCGAGGTACTTACTATGAAAAGCAGTAG